The sequence AGCATTACTCTCGGGGCCAGATCCCACGGAACCACCCGCCCGAGTCGCCGCCATGTCCACGAAGCCGCACACCACGCAATGGAGTCAATTCTTCCAGCGCTGGGCCAACACCGGCCTCAGCCTGCAGGGACAGATCCGCCAGATGCTGGTGTCGGTCATTCTTGACGAGCAACACCCGGTCGAGGCGCCGATCCCCTCCAGCCGCGAGATGGCGACCCAGCTCGGCGTGGCGCGCAACACGGTCGTCATCGCCTACCAGCAGCTGGTCGATGAAGGCTATCTGGTCTCGCGCGAGCGCAAGGGCTACTTCATCAACACCAACATCCTGGCCGGCCGCGTCGAGCGCACCACGCCGCCGCGCCAGACGCCGCTGGTGCCGCCGGAGTGGTCGCGGCGCTTCCGCTTCCGACCCACCGAGCAGCGCAACATCCAGAAACGCGCCGACTGGCAGCGCTTCCCCTACCCCTTCCTCTACGGCCAGTTCGACAGCTCGCTTTTCCCCATCGCCGACTGGCGCGAGTGCTGCATGAAAACCCTGAGCGTGCTCGAAATCAACGAGTGGGCGCAGGACATGATCTTCCGCGACGACGCCTCGCTGGTCGAACAGATCCGCACCCGCGTATTGCCACGCCGCGGCGTGTGGGCCAGCAACGAGGAGATCATCATCACCGTCGGCGCGCAGCAGGCGCTGTATCTGCTGGCCGACCTGCTGGTCAGCAGCGACACGCCGGTGGGGCTGGAGTCGCCGGGCTACCCCGACGCCCGCAACATTTTCAGCAGCCGCAGCCAGCGCATCGTCAATCTGCCCATCGACGCGGGCGGCCTGCAGGTGAGCGATGCGCTGTATGCCTGCGACTATATCTATGTCACCCCCAGCCACCAGTGCCCGACCACGGTCACCATGCCGATCGAGCGTCGCCACGCCTTGCTGGAGATGGCCGAGAAGGCCGACTTCATCCTGATCGAGGACGACTACGAGAGCGAAAACCGGCTGCATGGCGACCCGCTGCCCACGCTCAAGAGCCTGGACCGCAGCGACCGGGTGATCTATGTCGGCAGCCTGTCCAAGAGCATCGCCCCCGGCCTGCGCCTGGGCTATGTGGTGGGCCCGGCCGAGCTGATCACCGAGTTGCG comes from Denitromonas sp. and encodes:
- a CDS encoding PLP-dependent aminotransferase family protein, with protein sequence MSTKPHTTQWSQFFQRWANTGLSLQGQIRQMLVSVILDEQHPVEAPIPSSREMATQLGVARNTVVIAYQQLVDEGYLVSRERKGYFINTNILAGRVERTTPPRQTPLVPPEWSRRFRFRPTEQRNIQKRADWQRFPYPFLYGQFDSSLFPIADWRECCMKTLSVLEINEWAQDMIFRDDASLVEQIRTRVLPRRGVWASNEEIIITVGAQQALYLLADLLVSSDTPVGLESPGYPDARNIFSSRSQRIVNLPIDAGGLQVSDALYACDYIYVTPSHQCPTTVTMPIERRHALLEMAEKADFILIEDDYESENRLHGDPLPTLKSLDRSDRVIYVGSLSKSIAPGLRLGYVVGPAELITELRGIRRLNLRHPTVYMQRAFALFLSLGHHDALLRRLSAAYRQRAQRLLDALSAHLPEVQATPVSGGASCWVRGPDWLDAAELARAAAELGVLIEPGSVFFNQDAPPTNYFRLGFSSIDDEQVAPGIALLGQALRALAPRKQG